From the genome of Prunus persica cultivar Lovell chromosome G8, Prunus_persica_NCBIv2, whole genome shotgun sequence:
GATGTTGCTTGTATTTGGATAGAGGTTATTTTTATGTGAATTGAGTTTTTAATTTGCAAAATGTGTGAATAGTTTTATGATCATTATATGCGATTTACATAAACCATTCCTTATTAATGATGTGTTGattcatcaacccccataatATTTTGTGAACAAATTACCCAAATTGGCAAATAgcaaagataaaagaaaaatgaagtttccaaGTGAATTTTGCATCCCACAAATCTCTGCTCCCATCTCAAACAACCCCCAAAAATCTCAGCTTCCAGCTTCCCACAACTTGGAACTTCAGCTCACCTAAATTTAACATTCACCGACTGTAAAACCCCTATCATCTTCTAGCAATATGTAAAAGAGCTTTGCTTACACAAGTTTAGAGAAAGCATGAAATCATATCAAGGGAATGCTTGCTCTAtgcattgtatatatatatatatatatatatatatatatatatatatccatcaATCATCAACTTGAGTCGCTGACAGTAAAACTTCTATCAACAGCATAATCCACAAAGCTGTAAAGTGGCACCACAGCATCACCATACTTCTCAAATCCATCCAATTCCTGCTTAGCTTTGGCTCTAAGCTGCTCTGCCACCTCCATAGCCTTCTCAACCCCATAAACTCTCACATAGCTGAagcccttcttcttcttccgcTCATCCTCATCCTCACCATTCATTTTGTCCTCCAAAATATCATCAACCACCCGATACAAAACCCCAACAGCTCTGCCATACCTCCTCAGTCTATCCACCTCATCATCTTCAGCACCACCTAGCAATCCTCCACAAACAGCAGAACACTGACTCATCTCCCCAAACTTCTTCTCCTGCGCGAATTCGATAGCATCCGGCCCGCCTTCCAGGTCGAGGAACTGCCCTGCCGCCATGCCCGTGGACCCCACGGTGCGGGCAATCTCTGTGATCACGCGCAGGAGGCGTCGCTCGGGCACGAGGCTGGAAGGCGTGTTTGCCACAATGTGCTGAAACCCCAATGGAAACAGAGCATCACCAGCTAGAATTGCCAGGTCGTCGCCATAGACTGTATGGTTCGAGGGCTGGCCCCGGCGTGATGGGTCGTCATCCATGCATGGAAGATCATCGTGAATGAGTGAAGCTGCGTGTACCTGTCAATTGTCATTCAAAGCAAATAAAGCACTTTCCTTTGTCAAATTCCAAGCACAAAATAAATACCCATGTTGAAAGCTAAGCAAAAATGTGCTCAATAAGCACGACCCAAATTGCCAAACAGGGCACAAAGCAAGAATACAGATTTTATGCAATAATATTCATATAACCCAAACAGGGTTCTTTACAATTCAGTCTAATTAGTCCATGTATAGCaaaaggaggaagaaattACGAACCATTTCAAGAGCACAGGCTGTGGGGAAGGCAGCTAGGCGGTTGCCGCCGAAGAGCTCACAAGCAGCGACGCACATGACCGGTGAGGCTCGTTTGGCTCCTTCGGCGAGCACAGAGTATCGCATGGATTCATAGATCTGATCTGGGTACCGAACCGGGACGGCTTCGTGAAGCTTCTGATTGATATCGGCTATCAGGGTCGTCCAGTAGGTTTTCAAATCGAACTGGGTCGAGTTCGGTGGGGGCGAAACGGACGGCgctgatgaagaagaggagcaTCGGATTGGGAAAGTTAGCTTCTTTGGGAGGTAGAGATGGACTGGAGTTGAAACCATTGAGAAAGAAGCCATTTTTAGTCTCTGAAGCTCTCAGCTGAGCCCTGGTAGcagaagaattttttttatttttttgggtcaatggtagtggaagaagatgagatttTGGATGTAATTGAGTGCTATGGGAACTAAAGTATATATGGTGGTCCAACCACCCTGCCTCATTACAATTGGCCTTTATAATTCGTTGTGTCCAAATTACCATCGGTAAAACAATTATTTACAGTAACGACCCATCTTAAAGAACCTTCAACTCAACACTTCGCCATTTCCTACAACTCCctccctctttttttattttttggtcgaaacTCCCTCCCTCTGATCTCTGTTTCTCTCAAACCAATGGCGTCCGTACGATTCCGTACGCTCCTCCTGGTCTCGGCGGCGTTGAGGGTGATTCTGATCCTCTACGGAGAGTGGCAGGATACCCACATGGAGGTGAGGTACACAGACATTGATTACATGGTCTTCTCCGACGCTGCTTCTCTAATGGCCGCCGGTAAATCCCCATTTGAAAGATCCACTTACAGGTACTCTCCTCTGCTCGCGTTTTTGCTCATACCCAATTCGTTTCTTCACCGCTCTTGGGGCAAGTTCCTCTTCTCAGCTGCAGGTACGTTAATATTTGCTTCATTTTAGCgttaaattttgtgttttggggTGCATAAATTGCAGAAacatgattttgttttatgtaaaTTTTGTAGATTTGCttgtgggtttgtttataaGGACCATATTGAAGCTTCGTGGGGTGCCTGAGAATTTAAGCATGCTTTCTGTGATCGTTTGGCTCTTTAATCCGTTTACCTTTACCATTGGGACTCGTGGGAACTGTGAGCCAATTGTTTGTGCTTTGGTTCTTTGGGTCTTCATATGTCTCATGAACGGtgtaagtttctttctttgtatagatttttatttttatttaggcAATAAACACATCCCAAAAACTATACACTGGCTGGACACTCACAAGACTCATGTATGTACACCACTTCACCTACTTGCTGTTGATTTCAGCCATTAAGTTAATCTTATCTTCGGATTATCTTAATATGGATCAAATTTAATGCTTTTTGCGAAAATGGAATTATGGGATACTTGTATAAATCTTAGCACAGATAATCAAAAGTGAAGGACTATAGGATTGTTTGAGgttcttttatatttatttctattCAGTGAGAGTTATTGATTGCATTATGTATCGAACTAGCATTCTTTTGGATTTTCTGTAATGATTGTCTGACCTTCTCTCAGTTTGTTCTCTCATGAGGCGACCATGTTAGACATCTACAACCATAGCAGTGTCTTTTTTGGATAATAACATTTATGATCTCAATATTCCTCATCTTCATCCTATTAAAAATTATTGCTTTGCATTTAGTGAGTACGATCTTTCTAGGAAAAACCAAGTAGGCATAGCATTCCACTAAGTATGGTACtcaaactatttatttagGAAATGATTGTTATGCTTACCCCCATAACTGTCTAACTCCATATGGAAATTTTTCTCTCATAACAGGACGTGTGTTACAAGCTGCATTTTGGTACGGGCTTGTTGTCCACTTCAGAATCTACCCCATTATCTATGCAC
Proteins encoded in this window:
- the LOC18767937 gene encoding heterodimeric geranylgeranyl pyrophosphate synthase small subunit, chloroplastic, giving the protein MASFSMVSTPVHLYLPKKLTFPIRCSSSSSAPSVSPPPNSTQFDLKTYWTTLIADINQKLHEAVPVRYPDQIYESMRYSVLAEGAKRASPVMCVAACELFGGNRLAAFPTACALEMVHAASLIHDDLPCMDDDPSRRGQPSNHTVYGDDLAILAGDALFPLGFQHIVANTPSSLVPERRLLRVITEIARTVGSTGMAAGQFLDLEGGPDAIEFAQEKKFGEMSQCSAVCGGLLGGAEDDEVDRLRRYGRAVGVLYRVVDDILEDKMNGEDEDERKKKKGFSYVRVYGVEKAMEVAEQLRAKAKQELDGFEKYGDAVVPLYSFVDYAVDRSFTVSDSS